A stretch of the Clostridium fungisolvens genome encodes the following:
- a CDS encoding flagellar brake protein, which yields MGNLTLLVNNRLDVLFEERIYRCQIQDIGENFFNINLPASEGQYLTVSRGLDLEFMSFCDDGDVFKFKSTIISRSQENNIPMYVMTNPYDIVRIQRRDYVRVKVAQIISYITGDYTVEDIEKLKLNTAILLDLSGGGMRVKLKEKLSKGDSIISELKYSNQQVLVKGNIVRVETTEDKQWIYGVNFDNIDERTRDKIIRMVFDIMRKQRELL from the coding sequence ATGGGCAATTTAACTTTATTAGTAAACAACAGACTAGATGTATTGTTTGAAGAAAGGATATACAGATGTCAGATTCAAGACATAGGAGAAAATTTCTTTAACATAAATTTACCTGCAAGCGAGGGTCAATACCTAACTGTTTCAAGGGGATTAGATTTAGAATTTATGAGCTTTTGTGATGATGGAGATGTTTTTAAGTTTAAATCCACAATAATTTCTAGATCACAAGAGAATAATATACCTATGTATGTTATGACTAATCCATATGACATAGTAAGAATACAAAGAAGAGATTATGTGAGAGTTAAAGTTGCTCAAATAATAAGTTATATTACTGGGGATTATACAGTAGAGGATATAGAAAAGCTTAAACTTAATACTGCAATATTGCTAGACTTAAGTGGCGGAGGAATGAGAGTTAAACTCAAGGAAAAGTTATCAAAAGGCGATAGTATTATCTCTGAACTTAAATATAGTAATCAACAAGTATTAGTAAAGGGAAATATAGTAAGGGTAGAAACTACTGAAGATAAACAATGGATCTATGGTGTGAATTTTGACAACATAGATGAAAGAACTAGAGATAAGATCATAAGAATGGTGTTTGATATAATGAGAAAACAAAGAGAATTACTCTAA
- a CDS encoding MinD/ParA family protein, which produces MLDQAESLRKLAQSSNPSLTKKGKIITITSGKGGVGKSNFVVNLGIHLQKMGKKVLIFDADIGMANDDVLMGISSRYNIFDVINNNKNLNDVLATGPFGIKLLPGGSGLNKVEDLTDEEREVFLSKISEIEDFDYIFMDTGAGINRTVLAFISCCDELIVITTPEPTSLTDAYSLLKATSHFKIKDRANVVVNKALSYKEGEETFSKFENVVNKFLSMNLKYYGCVLDDKKLVQAVREQMPFIVRYPGSDAAECIQDIGNHLLGSAEKENGTGVQGLFKKIFKIFS; this is translated from the coding sequence ATGTTAGATCAAGCTGAGAGCCTTAGAAAGCTTGCGCAGAGTAGCAATCCTTCTTTAACAAAAAAAGGGAAGATAATAACTATAACCTCAGGAAAAGGTGGAGTTGGAAAAAGCAACTTTGTAGTAAATCTAGGGATTCATTTGCAAAAGATGGGTAAAAAAGTATTAATCTTCGATGCTGACATAGGAATGGCGAATGATGATGTTTTAATGGGAATCTCTTCGAGGTATAATATATTTGATGTAATAAATAATAATAAAAATTTAAATGATGTTTTAGCAACAGGACCATTCGGTATAAAACTATTACCAGGAGGCTCAGGGCTTAACAAGGTAGAAGATTTAACCGATGAAGAAAGAGAAGTGTTCTTAAGCAAAATTTCTGAGATAGAAGATTTCGATTATATATTTATGGATACTGGAGCAGGTATTAATAGAACCGTATTAGCATTTATATCTTGCTGTGATGAGCTTATCGTTATAACTACACCAGAACCTACTTCTTTGACAGATGCTTATAGTCTTCTGAAGGCCACAAGTCATTTTAAGATAAAAGATAGGGCAAATGTAGTAGTAAATAAAGCTCTTTCATATAAAGAAGGGGAAGAAACGTTTTCTAAATTTGAAAACGTAGTAAATAAGTTTTTAAGTATGAACTTAAAATACTATGGATGTGTGTTGGATGATAAGAAATTAGTTCAAGCTGTTAGAGAACAGATGCCTTTTATAGTAAGATATCCAGGCTCAGATGCTGCAGAATGTATTCAGGATATAGGAAATCATTTACTTGGATCTGCTGAAAAAGAAAATGGAACTGGAGTTCAGGGATTGTTTAAAAAGATATTTAAGATATTTTCGTAG
- the flhF gene encoding flagellar biosynthesis protein FlhF, which produces MIIKKYMVKNMNEAMTRIRYELGKDAVIISQRKVKKPGFIGIFSPKMIEVTAAVENASKKDGADNRKKEDTLEDSIESIKKLMNDQISSSKSGINYKTDREDDGSSTVRANSNRPMNETLKDSYSLNNTQDYIVKEMREMKSLISKVISGEDAKEKPYENIRKSLINNDIEENLAETLIKDIPLSEEHDEEALENVIEKRIKVENVDLKGPVVLVGPTGVGKTTTIAKLAGRMALIEKKKVGLITVDTYRIGAVDQLKTYAEIMNLEFKVVITIKEMEDAVNSMKDCDVILIDTTGRSSKNSMQISELRAFVQKVNSDNIHLVISATTKNRDIKSIVEGFKILNYNHVIITKLDETSVYGSILNILQLADKPISFMTTGQTVPDDITIFTKEQIAKLIMGEDNIC; this is translated from the coding sequence ATGATTATTAAAAAATACATGGTTAAAAACATGAATGAGGCAATGACAAGAATCAGATATGAGCTTGGAAAAGATGCCGTTATAATAAGTCAAAGAAAAGTAAAGAAACCTGGATTCATTGGCATCTTTTCACCTAAAATGATCGAGGTAACAGCTGCGGTAGAAAATGCATCAAAAAAAGACGGAGCTGATAATAGAAAGAAAGAAGATACTTTAGAAGACTCCATTGAGAGTATAAAAAAGTTAATGAATGATCAGATATCTAGTAGTAAAAGTGGTATAAATTACAAAACAGATAGAGAAGATGATGGAAGTTCTACAGTCAGAGCGAACTCTAATAGACCGATGAATGAGACATTAAAGGATTCATATTCTCTAAATAATACTCAAGACTATATAGTAAAAGAAATGAGAGAAATGAAAAGTTTAATTTCTAAGGTTATATCTGGTGAAGATGCTAAAGAAAAGCCCTATGAAAATATCCGAAAAAGCCTTATAAATAATGATATAGAGGAAAATTTAGCGGAAACTTTAATTAAAGATATACCTTTATCTGAAGAGCATGATGAAGAGGCTTTAGAAAATGTTATAGAAAAAAGAATTAAAGTTGAGAACGTAGATTTAAAAGGACCGGTTGTATTAGTAGGGCCCACTGGTGTTGGTAAAACTACTACAATAGCAAAGCTTGCAGGGAGAATGGCATTAATTGAAAAGAAAAAAGTAGGACTTATAACAGTAGATACATATAGGATTGGTGCTGTAGATCAATTAAAGACATATGCAGAAATCATGAATTTAGAGTTTAAGGTAGTTATAACAATCAAAGAGATGGAAGATGCAGTAAACTCAATGAAAGATTGTGATGTAATACTTATAGATACTACAGGAAGAAGCAGTAAGAACTCAATGCAAATATCTGAACTAAGGGCTTTTGTACAAAAAGTCAATTCAGATAACATACATTTAGTTATAAGTGCTACTACAAAAAATCGTGATATAAAGTCAATTGTAGAGGGCTTTAAGATATTAAATTACAATCACGTGATAATAACTAAACTAGATGAGACTTCCGTTTATGGATCTATTTTAAACATATTGCAATTGGCAGATAAACCTATAAGCTTTATGACAACAGGTCAAACAGTTCCAGATGACATAACTATTTTTACAAAAGAACAGATAGCTAAGCTCATTATGGGGGAGGATAATATATGTTAG
- the flhA gene encoding flagellar biosynthesis protein FlhA → MEGSRKISLKKNLDVLVALGVIGIILMIIIPFPAGMLDILIALNITLSVVIALITMFTTNVLQLSVFPTLLLVTTLFRLGLNISSTRLILTGGYAGQVIDSFGEFVIRGNYVVGIIIFLIIMIVQFVVITNGSGRVSEVSARFTLDALPGKQMSIDADLNAGLIDEMGAKKRRADLQAEVDFYGAMDGASKFVKGDAIAAIIITIINIIGGIIIGSVMMGLPITESAQKFVRLSIGDGLVSQIPALLISTASGILVTRSGNAENFGSVVSKQLTGFPIVLGLASVLMLFLALIPQMPKVPFLIMAVGFGAGAYALYKDEQEKIVREIVQEEEAIAEVERKEPENVMTLIQVEPMEVEIGYGLIPLADESNGGDLLQRIASVRRQCAIEMGIVVQPIRIRDNLQLKTNEYVIKIRGTVVTSSEMMPNMLLCMDPSGENADIPGIRTIEPTFGLPAMWINKDQREEAEIKGLTVVDPTTVMVTHLTETIKAHSYELLGRQEVKLIVDNTKEKYSAVVEELIPDLMTIGELQKVLQSLLREKVPIKDMVTIMESLADNSRNTKDIELLTEYVRFALSRTICNQIIDENRRVSVVTLDPQIEEVIVSNIQKSINGSFPAVDPDTTTIIFNSIKNTLDSVYFFNNQAVILVSPNVRAPFRKLIEMVFPHVMVISLNEIPNDVEIRTEGVVTF, encoded by the coding sequence ATGGAAGGTAGCAGAAAGATAAGTTTGAAAAAGAATCTAGACGTTCTTGTTGCGTTAGGCGTAATAGGCATAATATTAATGATAATAATACCTTTCCCAGCAGGTATGCTAGATATACTAATAGCACTGAACATAACATTGTCGGTGGTTATAGCTCTTATAACTATGTTTACTACTAATGTGCTTCAACTATCAGTTTTCCCAACTTTACTGCTAGTTACAACACTTTTTAGATTAGGATTAAACATATCATCAACTAGACTTATATTAACAGGGGGATATGCTGGTCAGGTTATTGATTCTTTTGGTGAATTCGTTATTAGAGGCAACTATGTTGTAGGTATTATAATATTTTTAATTATAATGATAGTACAGTTTGTGGTAATAACAAATGGTTCTGGAAGAGTATCAGAAGTATCAGCTAGATTTACACTAGATGCATTGCCAGGTAAACAAATGAGTATCGATGCTGATTTGAATGCAGGACTTATAGATGAGATGGGTGCTAAGAAAAGAAGAGCAGACCTTCAGGCCGAAGTTGATTTCTATGGAGCCATGGATGGTGCTTCTAAGTTCGTTAAAGGAGATGCTATTGCAGCCATAATAATCACTATAATAAATATTATAGGTGGTATTATTATTGGTAGCGTTATGATGGGACTTCCAATAACAGAGTCAGCTCAAAAGTTTGTTAGGCTTTCTATAGGTGATGGGTTAGTGAGCCAGATTCCAGCGCTATTAATATCTACTGCGTCAGGTATATTAGTAACTAGATCTGGTAATGCTGAGAATTTTGGTTCAGTTGTTTCAAAGCAACTTACAGGATTCCCTATAGTTTTAGGACTTGCTTCAGTATTAATGCTATTCTTAGCATTGATCCCTCAAATGCCTAAAGTGCCTTTCCTAATAATGGCTGTAGGCTTTGGAGCAGGAGCATATGCATTATATAAAGATGAGCAAGAAAAGATTGTAAGAGAGATAGTTCAAGAGGAAGAAGCCATTGCTGAAGTAGAAAGAAAAGAGCCTGAAAATGTAATGACTCTTATACAGGTAGAGCCTATGGAAGTAGAGATAGGATATGGCCTTATACCGCTTGCAGATGAAAGTAATGGTGGAGATTTACTACAAAGAATTGCTTCAGTAAGAAGACAATGTGCTATTGAAATGGGAATAGTGGTTCAACCTATAAGAATTAGGGACAACCTTCAACTTAAAACAAATGAATATGTTATAAAGATTAGAGGAACAGTAGTAACAAGTTCAGAAATGATGCCAAACATGCTTTTATGTATGGATCCATCTGGTGAAAATGCAGATATTCCAGGTATTAGAACAATTGAGCCGACCTTTGGACTTCCAGCTATGTGGATAAATAAGGATCAAAGAGAGGAAGCTGAAATTAAGGGGTTAACAGTTGTAGATCCAACTACTGTAATGGTTACTCATTTAACTGAAACAATAAAAGCACATTCTTATGAATTATTAGGAAGACAAGAAGTTAAACTAATAGTGGATAATACTAAAGAAAAGTATAGTGCGGTTGTAGAGGAACTTATACCAGACTTAATGACAATCGGAGAACTACAAAAAGTATTACAAAGCTTATTAAGGGAGAAGGTTCCAATAAAAGATATGGTAACTATTATGGAATCTTTAGCAGATAACTCAAGAAATACGAAAGATATTGAGCTTCTCACTGAGTATGTTAGATTTGCATTATCAAGAACTATATGTAATCAGATAATTGATGAAAATAGAAGGGTATCTGTTGTAACATTGGATCCACAAATTGAGGAAGTGATAGTAAGCAATATTCAAAAGTCTATCAATGGTTCTTTCCCAGCAGTTGATCCAGATACTACTACTATAATATTTAATTCAATAAAGAATACTTTAGATTCTGTTTACTTTTTCAATAATCAAGCAGTTATTTTAGTATCACCAAATGTGAGAGCTCCTTTCAGAAAGCTAATTGAGATGGTATTTCCTCATGTTATGGTAATATCTCTAAATGAGATTCCTAATGATGTAGAGATTAGAACTGAAGGAGTAGTGACGTTTTAA
- a CDS encoding fused FliR family export protein/FlhB family type III secretion system protein, with amino-acid sequence MIDTAYFLAIFFIFLRLVTFFTVIPNFFPSGTPAAFKISLNLILSMILVGTIDISVIQNIQSNYTIIIYAFNEVMTGITLGFVTSIIFYVIEMAGSLMDQQIGLGMISMFDPNTKSNSSLLSRLLYWVAILIFFIVDGHHMLIKELSSSYKIVGIGKSIIFQESIMTILNSFTQYFIIGLKIAIPIVLIIIITDLTMGLISRTVPQLNIMILGMPIKMLVGVASFLIALPMIIKAMIAAFSYLPDVYQNIYKALPLVFIFAAEDKTEEATPKKKSEARKKGQIPRSKDVNLAMTLVACTLVIAALGGYIGGDLKYNLIYFLSNNFHQEINISYLNGLSLMVIYRIMKDLIPIVVPIMVIGILSSIAQSGFLFTAEPLKPSLGKLNPLNGLKNMFSKKNFVDLGKNFIVVCILAYIGYDFVKSNYMEIINIGNFYLPSLGAEFKRLLLNIFMKITLVLVVIAALDYFMQRRMFNKEMRMSKQEVKEEFKQMEGDPQIKSKIKQRQREMATRRMMQAVPDATVVITNPTHLAIAIKYQEGNMEAPKVIAKGADNIALRIKEIAKENDIPILENKPLARLIYEQVDVDREIPADMYQAVAEILAIVFKMKKK; translated from the coding sequence TTGATAGATACAGCGTACTTTTTAGCGATATTTTTTATCTTTCTAAGACTCGTAACATTCTTTACAGTGATACCTAATTTTTTTCCTTCAGGAACACCTGCAGCCTTTAAAATATCTTTAAATCTTATATTATCAATGATACTAGTAGGAACTATAGACATAAGTGTTATACAAAATATCCAAAGTAATTATACAATAATAATTTATGCATTTAATGAAGTTATGACAGGAATAACTTTGGGTTTCGTAACTTCAATTATATTCTATGTCATAGAAATGGCAGGAAGCCTTATGGATCAGCAGATAGGTCTTGGTATGATATCTATGTTTGATCCAAACACAAAGTCCAACTCAAGTTTATTATCTAGACTTTTATACTGGGTAGCTATACTGATTTTTTTCATAGTAGATGGACATCATATGCTGATAAAAGAACTTTCTAGTAGTTATAAGATTGTAGGTATAGGTAAAAGCATTATATTTCAAGAGAGTATTATGACCATACTTAATTCTTTTACTCAGTATTTTATAATAGGTTTGAAAATTGCAATACCAATAGTATTGATAATAATAATAACTGATTTAACTATGGGACTTATATCTAGAACAGTGCCACAGTTAAATATAATGATACTTGGAATGCCTATCAAGATGCTAGTTGGAGTAGCTTCATTTTTGATAGCACTTCCTATGATAATAAAAGCAATGATAGCAGCTTTTAGCTATCTGCCAGATGTATACCAAAATATATACAAGGCATTACCCCTAGTATTCATATTTGCTGCAGAGGACAAAACAGAAGAGGCAACTCCTAAGAAGAAATCTGAAGCTAGAAAGAAAGGTCAAATACCTCGTAGTAAGGATGTAAACCTTGCAATGACTTTAGTGGCTTGCACACTTGTAATAGCTGCTCTAGGTGGATATATAGGTGGTGATTTAAAATATAATCTTATATATTTTTTGTCAAATAACTTTCATCAAGAGATAAATATAAGTTATCTAAACGGTTTGTCTTTAATGGTGATTTATAGAATAATGAAAGATCTAATACCTATAGTTGTACCTATCATGGTAATAGGTATATTGTCATCTATTGCACAAAGTGGTTTCTTGTTTACAGCAGAGCCATTAAAACCTTCTTTAGGGAAACTTAATCCTCTAAACGGATTAAAAAATATGTTCTCTAAGAAAAATTTCGTCGACTTAGGGAAAAACTTTATAGTAGTTTGCATCTTGGCATATATTGGCTATGATTTTGTAAAGTCAAACTATATGGAGATTATAAATATAGGTAATTTCTATTTACCATCTCTTGGAGCTGAATTTAAAAGATTATTACTAAATATATTTATGAAGATTACTCTAGTCTTGGTTGTTATTGCTGCATTAGATTACTTTATGCAAAGAAGAATGTTCAATAAAGAAATGAGGATGTCAAAACAAGAGGTTAAAGAAGAATTTAAACAAATGGAAGGAGATCCTCAAATAAAATCAAAGATAAAACAACGACAAAGAGAAATGGCTACAAGAAGAATGATGCAAGCTGTCCCAGATGCTACAGTGGTTATAACAAATCCTACTCACCTGGCGATAGCAATAAAATATCAAGAAGGAAATATGGAAGCGCCTAAGGTAATTGCAAAGGGAGCAGATAATATAGCCCTTCGAATAAAAGAAATTGCTAAGGAAAATGATATTCCAATATTAGAAAATAAACCTTTAGCTAGACTTATATATGAGCAGGTTGATGTAGACAGAGAAATACCAGCTGATATGTATCAAGCAGTAGCTGAGATATTAGCGATAGTTTTTAAGATGAAGAAAAAATAG
- the fliQ gene encoding flagellar biosynthesis protein FliQ, translating to MSEQLVIGIIKDALTTALYLSAPFLVISLVLGLLISIFQASTQIQEQTLTFVPKLIAVAAVGLLLGSWMLTQLMSFTERIFQMIANIVH from the coding sequence ATGAGTGAACAATTAGTTATAGGAATAATAAAGGATGCATTAACAACCGCATTATATCTTTCAGCACCATTTTTGGTGATTTCACTAGTACTTGGTTTATTAATAAGTATTTTTCAGGCGTCTACTCAGATACAAGAGCAGACACTTACTTTTGTCCCAAAACTCATAGCAGTTGCAGCTGTTGGATTATTATTAGGTAGTTGGATGTTGACACAGCTAATGTCTTTCACTGAGCGAATATTTCAAATGATCGCTAATATAGTACATTAA
- the fliP gene encoding flagellar type III secretion system pore protein FliP (The bacterial flagellar biogenesis protein FliP forms a type III secretion system (T3SS)-type pore required for flagellar assembly.): MKLKKKYIFILILAFVLIGLTTYKAQAAPQDTPVPNVNITVGNTTNPKDYVSNIKLLVMLTLISVLPSFLIMMTSFTRIVVVFSFLKNAIGAQQSIPNQVLIGLALFLTIFIMQPVYNDINTNALQPYMDNKITQQQAIDVGSKPLRQFMLKQTRQKDLKLFIEAAKLDATKIDENTVPLYVVIPAFAISELKTAFQIGFLIFLPFLIIDMVVSSVLMSMGMFMLPPAMISLPFKLLLFVLVDGWYLIVKSLIMSFS, translated from the coding sequence ATGAAATTGAAAAAGAAATACATATTTATTTTAATATTAGCTTTTGTCTTAATAGGACTTACTACATATAAAGCACAAGCTGCTCCACAGGACACCCCTGTACCTAATGTTAATATTACTGTGGGAAATACAACTAACCCTAAGGATTATGTGTCAAATATAAAACTATTGGTAATGTTAACACTAATTTCAGTACTACCATCCTTTCTGATCATGATGACCAGTTTTACTAGGATTGTAGTAGTTTTCTCTTTCCTTAAAAATGCAATAGGGGCACAACAGTCTATACCTAACCAAGTTTTGATTGGGTTGGCATTATTTTTAACTATATTTATTATGCAGCCAGTGTATAATGATATTAACACCAATGCATTGCAGCCGTATATGGACAATAAAATAACACAGCAGCAGGCTATTGATGTTGGTTCAAAGCCATTAAGGCAATTCATGCTGAAACAGACAAGACAAAAAGACTTAAAGCTTTTCATTGAAGCAGCAAAATTGGATGCGACTAAAATAGATGAAAATACAGTTCCTCTATATGTTGTAATTCCGGCTTTTGCTATTAGTGAGTTAAAAACAGCTTTTCAAATTGGCTTTTTGATTTTTTTGCCTTTTTTAATAATAGATATGGTAGTTTCCAGTGTTCTAATGTCTATGGGTATGTTTATGCTACCTCCAGCTATGATTTCTCTGCCATTTAAGCTTCTTCTGTTTGTTTTGGTAGATGGATGGTACTTAATAGTGAAATCGTTAATTATGAGTTTTTCTTGA
- a CDS encoding flagellar biosynthetic protein FliO, whose translation MDLFFLIIKLVFSFLFILCLALISLKLTGNKYNSLQKGRYIKVIEKIQLSKEISIVLLQIGSKGVVMSCSQNSTEKLEEIDEETLRNILESKDQFQQDMMKKYSDIFGNIKVKGFKGKIR comes from the coding sequence ATGGATTTATTTTTTTTAATTATAAAGTTAGTGTTTAGTTTTCTGTTTATATTATGTTTGGCACTAATTTCACTAAAACTTACTGGAAACAAGTATAATAGTCTTCAAAAAGGTAGATATATAAAAGTAATAGAAAAGATTCAGTTATCTAAAGAAATATCCATAGTGCTTCTTCAGATTGGTAGCAAAGGTGTTGTGATGAGTTGTTCTCAGAATAGCACAGAAAAACTAGAAGAAATTGATGAAGAGACTTTGAGAAACATATTAGAAAGTAAGGATCAGTTTCAACAGGATATGATGAAGAAGTACTCGGATATTTTCGGAAATATTAAGGTAAAAGGATTTAAAGGAAAAATAAGATGA
- a CDS encoding flagellar basal body-associated FliL family protein, which translates to MAEKKEKKEKKEKAEKTGGGKSNLIIIVLLVLILAGMGFFGGYYVLYVKGKDSSSTSSSKVVAKVSEAYLELGEYTVNLNDDKEKHYLKAKVSIGYDKTNKKLATESTDDLIALQSTALEFLQSKKAADFKSENLEQVKKELIDTLNKRVSQGQFIEAYFQELIVQ; encoded by the coding sequence ATGGCTGAGAAGAAAGAAAAAAAAGAAAAAAAAGAAAAGGCAGAAAAAACCGGAGGGGGAAAGAGTAATCTTATCATAATAGTTTTACTTGTCTTAATCCTAGCTGGTATGGGCTTTTTTGGAGGATACTATGTTCTTTACGTAAAGGGAAAAGATAGCTCAAGTACCTCTAGTTCAAAAGTAGTTGCTAAAGTATCAGAAGCTTATTTAGAACTTGGAGAATACACTGTAAATCTTAACGATGATAAAGAAAAGCATTACCTTAAAGCGAAGGTGTCAATTGGATACGATAAAACTAATAAAAAACTTGCAACAGAATCAACTGATGATTTAATTGCGCTTCAATCAACAGCACTTGAATTTTTGCAATCAAAAAAAGCAGCTGATTTTAAATCAGAGAATTTGGAACAAGTTAAAAAAGAATTAATTGATACATTAAATAAAAGAGTTTCACAAGGTCAATTTATAGAGGCATATTTTCAAGAACTTATAGTACAGTAA
- a CDS encoding OmpA family protein, producing the protein MARRRVQEEQVKNDQWLIPFSSTILVLLILFILLYSFSTMDEQSLSSIPTSLQGILTGQGAKVKAQSTDIVENTASDLEKKANINDIYEKSKKYIEDNKLGASVELKQDDRGVILQLRDSLLFESGKADLIPDSKSLLDKVGNLIKTVPNNIIVEGHTDNVPINTYRFQSNWDLSASRAVNVVKFFIDQENVNAARFTAAGFGEYKPIVDNSTAENRAKNRRINILIVALEREKK; encoded by the coding sequence ATGGCTAGAAGAAGAGTACAAGAGGAGCAAGTTAAAAATGATCAATGGCTAATACCTTTCTCAAGTACTATATTGGTTCTTTTGATACTTTTTATATTATTATATTCTTTTTCAACTATGGATGAGCAAAGTTTGTCTTCAATACCAACATCGCTACAGGGGATATTAACAGGACAGGGTGCAAAGGTTAAAGCACAGAGTACTGATATTGTTGAGAATACTGCAAGCGACTTGGAAAAAAAGGCAAATATTAATGATATATATGAGAAGTCTAAAAAATATATAGAAGATAATAAACTTGGGGCATCAGTTGAATTAAAACAAGATGATAGAGGTGTTATACTACAGCTTAGGGATAGTCTGTTGTTTGAATCAGGCAAAGCTGATTTAATCCCGGATAGTAAAAGTTTGCTTGATAAAGTTGGAAATCTAATTAAAACTGTTCCCAATAATATAATTGTCGAAGGGCATACTGATAATGTGCCTATAAATACATATAGATTTCAGAGCAATTGGGATCTCTCTGCTTCGAGAGCAGTTAATGTTGTTAAATTTTTTATTGATCAAGAAAATGTTAATGCTGCTAGATTTACAGCTGCAGGATTTGGAGAATATAAACCTATAGTTGATAACTCCACAGCTGAAAATAGAGCTAAAAATAGAAGAATAAATATCTTGATAGTTGCATTAGAAAGGGAGAAGAAGTAA
- a CDS encoding motility protein A, with translation MKKFDSLTVIGLIAGIIMLAFGMHNSAGFKIFFDFPSILIAVGGSLCALIVNYSLDEIKNIGKVFISATKDTEISGSEIVTQFTDISKKARRDGLLSLEDYISTMEDEFLKNGLRMVVDGTEPEMIKEIMELEIDEMINRHTKGANIFKSWGNYAPAFGMIGTLIGIIQMLSNLNDSGSLASGMAKALVATLYGVILANVILNPIAANLGVKNDKEVAIREMIVEGVLSIQSGVNPRIMEQKLVNYLSPKERLEYLKNTSSLKGAVYNG, from the coding sequence ATGAAGAAGTTTGATTCGCTTACTGTGATAGGTCTAATAGCAGGAATAATCATGTTGGCTTTTGGGATGCACAATAGTGCAGGATTTAAAATATTTTTTGATTTCCCGTCTATATTGATAGCAGTAGGGGGATCACTTTGTGCACTAATAGTAAATTATTCTTTAGATGAAATTAAGAATATTGGTAAAGTATTTATTTCAGCAACAAAGGATACTGAGATTTCAGGAAGTGAGATTGTAACTCAGTTCACCGATATATCAAAGAAAGCAAGAAGAGATGGGCTACTTTCTTTAGAAGATTATATAAGTACCATGGAAGATGAATTTCTCAAAAATGGATTAAGAATGGTTGTTGATGGAACAGAGCCAGAAATGATTAAGGAAATAATGGAATTAGAAATAGATGAAATGATAAATAGACATACTAAAGGAGCAAATATATTTAAGTCTTGGGGCAACTATGCGCCAGCTTTTGGTATGATAGGTACTTTAATTGGAATTATACAAATGCTTTCTAACTTAAATGATTCAGGTTCTTTAGCTTCAGGCATGGCAAAAGCCCTTGTAGCAACTCTTTATGGAGTTATATTAGCTAATGTAATACTTAATCCTATTGCAGCTAACTTAGGGGTTAAAAATGACAAGGAAGTTGCAATTAGAGAGATGATAGTTGAAGGTGTTCTTTCAATACAATCTGGAGTAAACCCTAGAATAATGGAGCAAAAACTTGTTAATTATCTTTCACCTAAAGAAAGATTGGAATATTTAAAAAATACAAGCAGTCTAAAAGGGGCTGTATATAATGGCTAG
- a CDS encoding flagellar FlbD family protein has product MINVTGMNNQEFVLNAEHIEKIEEVPETIITLTNGKKYIVLETVEEVVDKVIRYKNKIFALK; this is encoded by the coding sequence ATGATTAATGTTACTGGCATGAATAATCAGGAATTTGTTTTAAATGCTGAACATATAGAAAAAATTGAAGAAGTTCCAGAAACTATAATTACACTTACAAATGGAAAGAAATACATTGTATTAGAGACTGTTGAAGAAGTAGTGGATAAAGTAATAAGATACAAGAATAAGATATTCGCTCTAAAGTAA